From one Plasmodium coatneyi strain Hackeri chromosome 9, complete sequence genomic stretch:
- a CDS encoding Asparagine-rich protein, protein MGLQTEKDKEKEDQKRNFKICSKKFETDELEVLKKIFKELGSRSASNQIDKETFLQFFPLPGLWGERLFLKFNFKNTGYIDFEEFIIGIAICCRGTKSDKISVLFDIFDLNSDGYIQKSEMVAMLSNIPYIDKLKSIFFNKKNRKKKNSYDGENNSNENSHDKTEGEGYENKDQVENEDCNEGHNGEYPEGYHYGEIYGYSNVDQDGDEEDSNYSNSYKDDAYSENDDADDDLDDGEEDNEEDLNDNDEASCHEGHVSATVVGGIDASGSVLGTNDAAANSVTNCSKCLKQQRRMRNRKKLLNMRELAKKIRKEKKHQLERCMKGIRDGRYEESNSFSGVERKCMKEKEKNKSPKKDSIFKSESDDNINTSSSSTSNGFTNEEMDHSNVSKKKSLRSRIKRKGSRYLANFKSGNNHDEFMSSTSDSCTSNDTNSFPSSEEVDSFNSNKEQRNGGDSNTSSSTEDSFISIYGYLIKNKQPRRKKKGLPDKGVDQAGDKLLADRTVEQGDDREKDNGQEKNTLEGRNELVQEQIACTQGGDAEADGAENANEDAQSEEQTKALNEETESAGGVVKKGKKRTCLNNRSDMNIYKKEKKKETKRKLFLHEYCLPSKTARNILHDEESYDMQEKNVDVEEIVDRMLEECEFWDNDKITPIQFKSVIYKYDFFLYVFFSCLHEDIWGLQGNVLYGRDYISNFVIKSENFKSKQIDENEEVITEEVYFKIRQLFIIQAPDYNCLNDNLCVNFLKGEQGSGHQGGSDHQGVSDHEGGASADGDKDKSDLGASKNKAKVDNGSKLVNFALPTGEETTGVVAGVVDGTGIRVDQEEHASVQGGDVGNAELCAVVTGRSPVEGHEKREAIIPSSENVVNTTSVMDGVDAALEPPPSKQSESPQQKKEETNVDQPCEEEVSAAKVSEASGNSHVVQKIDESEEKKRLDGKKKIAECFNAVLRQKGVHEVDPGKGGNKDGEKDSDEKMIVGREDMKNKAGYECDFNLLTNSLNDIFSKEIVEFIKASRTSFNINEVWKERNAHCKDKYKKAKRNIDKTRNYSNSAHCMKKRKKPLVNTGLCVEGVNAVEGPPPVNEAIEINPSSVEIQNLEKVDLQGTLGVLGRQAEATVKEEAVEMPADVPGEVPAAAATEGHCHNHHAHEGKKKKKHVKDVNLYSCPNCKGPFLMCPNCHGRYPRFCVNEDKIAMECEYCECEHCYFYKCIYCNFDFQKCLDMIKKNSLKEGILYKIGKHLHQFKARYYILFDNLLYYYDKQKNLKPRGFMFLEGCYVEVISKNDHINKFGFSICHKGTNHVQRRNLYVNTYEEREEWLQALYSTTKQNTLYNLYELHEQLGQGKFSTVYRGINKQTNSEFAIKVIDKRSVSIYEKELLRSEISILRLLRHPNVIYLKEIINTKETLYISMELVKGGELYDFLLTETRLSEIHANKIITQLIKTVAYLHRCGIIHRDIKPENILLTDKSRDAQIKLTDFGLSTLCAPNELLKEPCGTLAYVAPEVITLQGYNHKVDAWSIGIILYLLLSGKLPFPISKNTEMNVQKNYVLTFKDHVWKSISSSAKDLISKLLELNVEKRISANEALEHIWIKNPTAVINENSFIYKNEEINILNLQDVSVSTFNIPRYAPFHLEEEKTEEVENKNVFSFHEEDIMYEKNDSADEPVIPLPYSGAPLKDSATDKNTITPSKEISFTKEEAPTKEENPISGDAKGEELLAEAQNGDQPEEQAPCEGQQTAEKTPIEYATEEGGGGHPVRSFTSPPG, encoded by the exons ATGGGGCTCCAAACAGAGAAGGacaaggagaaagaagatcaaaagagaaattttaaaatatgtagCAAAAAATTCGAAACGGATGAGTTGGAGGTTTTGAAGAAG ATTTTCAAGGAGCTAGGAAGCAGATCGGCATCGAACCAAATAGACAAGGAGACCTTCCTCcagttttttcccctaccaGGATTATGGGGCGAACGACTGTTTCTAAAATTTAACTTCAAAAATACAGGATACATAGACTTCGAGGAGTTTATAATAGGTATTGCAATCTGCTGCAGAGGAACGAAAAGCGACAAGATAAGTGTTCTTTTTGATATTTTCGACTTAAACTCCGATGGGTACATACAGAAGTCTGAGATGGTGGCAATGTTGTCCAACATTCCATACATTGATAAATTGAAAAGtattttctttaataaaaaaaatagaaaaaaaaagaactctTACGATGGTGAGAATAACTCGAATGAAAATTCGCATGACAAaacagaaggggaaggttATGAGAATAAGGACCAAGTAGAGAATGAAGATTGTAATGAGGGGCACAATGGAGAGTACCCTGAGGGTTACCACTATGGGGAGATTTATGGGTATAGCAATGTTGACCAGGACGGAGATGAAGAAGATAGCAACTACAGCAACAGCTACAAGGACGACGCGTATAGTGAGAATGATGACGCAGATGATGACCTTGACGACGGGGAGGAGGACAACGAAGAGGATTTAAATGATAATGATGAAGCTTCCTGCCATGAGGGACACGTAAGTGCAACTGTAGTGGGTGGTATCGATGCAAGTGGCAGTGTGTTAGGTACCAACGATGCAGCTGCGAATAGTGTGACGAACTGCAGCAAATGCCTCAAGCAACAGAGACGGATGCGGAACCGCAAGAAGCTGCTGAACATGAGGGAGTTGGCTAAGAAAATccggaaggagaagaagcacCAGCTGGAGAGGTGCATGAAGGGCATCAGAGACGGAAGGTACGAAGAGAGCAACTCGTTCAGTGGGGTAGAAAGAAAGtgtatgaaagaaaaggagaagaacaagTCGCCAAAGAAGGATTCCATTTTCAAGAGCGAAAGCGACGACAACATAAACACATCATCCAGCAGCACGTCCAATGGGTTCACCAATGAAGAAATGGATCACTCAAAtgttagtaaaaaaaaaagtcttagaagcagaataaaaaggaaaggttcTAGATATTTGGCTAATTTCAAAAGTGGGAATAATCATGACGAGTTCATGTCTTCAACGAGTGATAGCTGCACGAGTAACGATACGAATTCATTTCCGAGCAGCGAAGAGGTGGACAGCTTTAACTCCAACAAGGAGCAGCGCAATGGAGGTGACAGCAATACCTCCAGTAGCACGGAAGATTCCTTCATCAGCATCTACGGTTACCTCATAAAGAATAAGCAGcccaggaggaagaagaagggctTACCAGACAAGGGTGTAGACCAGGCAGGTGACAAGTTACTAGCAGACCGAACAGTGGAGCAGGGGGATGATCGGGAAAAAGACAATGGTCAAGAAAAGAACACcctagaaggaaggaatgagttGGTGCAGGAGCAAATCGCCTGCACGCAAGGTGGCGATGCAGAAGCCGACGGAGCGGAGAATGCGAATGAAGATGCCCAATCGGAAGAACAAACGAAAGCACTGAACGAAGAAACAGAATCCGCAGGGGgggtggtaaaaaaaggaaaaaaacgaacgtGTTTAAATAATCGAAGTGATATGAAcatttacaaaaaggaaaaaaaaaaagaaacgaaaaggaaattatttcTCCACGAATATTGTCTTCCATCCAAAACGGCAAGGAATATCCTCCACGATGAAGAGAGCTATGacatgcaggaaaaaaatgtagacgtCGAGGAGATAGTCGATCGGATGCTGGAAGAGTGTGAATTCTGGGATAATgataaaataacacccaTACAGTTTAAGAGTGTGATATATAAGTATGACTTCTttttgtatgtatttttcaGCTGTCTGCATGAAGACATTTGGGGACTTCAAGGAAATGTCCTCTACGGGAGGGACTACATTAGCAACTTTGTCATAAAATCAGAAAACTTTAAAAGCAAGCAAATCGatgaaaatgaggaagtaATTACAGAGGAGGTGTATTTTAAGATCAGACAGCTCTTCATCATCCAGGCGCCCGACTACAACTGCTTGAATGATAATTTGTGCGTGAACTTTCTCAAGGGAGAACAGGGAAGCGGCCACCAAGGGGGAAGTGACCACCAAGGGGTAAGCGACCACGAAGGGGGAGCCAGTGCAGATGGCGATAAGGACAAAAGTGATCTCGGGGCGAGCAAGAACAAAGCCAAGGTCGATAATGGAAGCAAGTTGGTTAATTTTGCTCTACCCACCGGGGAAGAAACAACGGGGGTTGTAGCgggggtggtagatgggaCCGGGATTAGGGTGGACCAGGAGGAACACGCCAGTGTGCAAGGGGGCGATGTCGGGAACGCTGAACTGTGTGCAGTCGTGACGGGAAGGTCCCCTGTGGAGGGGCACGAAAAGAGGGAAGCCATTATCCCCTCAAGCGAGAACGTGGTGAATACGACGAGCGTTATGGACGGGGTGGACGCCGCTTTGGAACCCCCCCCTTCGAAGCAGTCAGAAAGCCCccaacagaagaaggaagaaacgaacGTTGACCAACCATGTGAAGAGGAGGTAAGCGCCGCAAAAGTGAGCGAAGCGAGTGGCAACTCACACGTCGTTCAGAAGATTGACGAAtcggaggagaagaagaggcttgatgggaagaagaaaattgccGAGTGTTTCAACGCTGTGCTGAGGCAGAAGGGCGTGCACGAGGTGGACCCTGGGAAGGGAGGCAATAAGGATGGAGAAAAGGATAGCGATGAAAAAATGATCGTGGGCCGGGAAGATATGAAGAATAAGGCAGGCTACGAATGCGACTTCAACCTGCTGACCAACTCCCTGAAcgatattttttccaaagaaATTGTCGAATTTATCAAGGCGTCCCGAACTAGCTTCAACATTAACGAGGTGTGGAAGGAGCGAAATGCCCACTGCAAGGACAAGTACAAGAAGGCCAAGAGGAACATCGACAAGACAAGAAATTATTCGAACAGTGCACACTGcatgaagaagagaaagaagccCCTCGTGAATACCGGGTTATGCGTCGAGGGGGTGAATGCGGTGGAAGGTCCACCACCAGTTAACGAGGCGATCGAAATAAACCCCTCCAGCGTGGAGATTCAGAATTTGGAAAAGGTGGACCTTCAAGGAACGTTAGGGGTGTTGGGGAGGCAGGCAGAGGCAACGGTGAAGGAGGAAGCCGTGGAGATGCCAGCCGACGTTCCGGGTGAAGTACCTGCCGCCGCTGCAACGGAGGGTCACTGCCACAACCACCACGCCCacgaggggaagaagaagaagaagcacgTGAAGGACGTCAACCTGTACTCGTGCCCGAACTGCAAGGGACCCTTCCTGATGTGCCCCAACTGCCACGGACGGTACCCCAGGTTCTGCGTGAACGAGGATAAAATCGCCATGGAGTGCGAATATTGCGAATGCGAACACTGCTACTTTTATAAGTGTATTTACTGCAACTTTGACTTCCAGAAATGTCTAGACATGATTAAGAAGAATTCTctgaaggaaggaatccTTTACAAGATAGGGAAGCACCTGCACCAGTTCAAGGCAAGGTACTACATCTTGTTTGATAACCTGCTATATTATTAcgataagcaaaaaaatctGAAACCCCGAGGATTCATGTTCCTGGAAGGATGTTACGTAGAAGTTATCTCAAAAAATGACCATATTAATAAGTTTGGCTTCTCCATATGTCATAAAGGAACAAATCACGTGCAGAGGAGGAACCTTTATGTGAATACCTATGAGGAGAGAGAGGAGTGGTTACAGGCTTTGTATTCCACGACGAAGCAGAACACCTTATACAATCTGTATGAATTGCATGAGCAGTTAGGACAGGGAAAGTTTTCCACCGTGTATAGAGGTATCAACAAGCAGACCAATTCTGAGTTCGCCATAAAAGTGATTGATAAGAGATCCGTTTCGATTTACGAGAAGGAGTTGCTTCGTAGTGAGATCTCCATTTTAAGACTCCTCCGACATCCTAACGTCATTTATTTGAAGGAAATTATTAACACGAAAGAGACGTTATATATCTCCATGGAGTTAGTAAAAGGAGGAGAGTTGTACGACTTTTTACTAACCGAAACGAGACTCAGCGAAATTCACGCTAATAAAATCATCACGCAGTTAATCAAGACAGTAGCATATCTACACAGATGTGGAATTATCCATAGGGATATAAAACCAGAGAATATCCTACTTACAGATAAATCGAGGGATGCACAGATCAAGTTAACGGACTTTGGCTTATCCACCTTGTGTGCTCCAAACGAATTGTTAAAGGAACCATGTGGCACACTTGCCTATGTAGCTCCGGAAGTCATCACTCTACAGGGGTACAACCATAAGGTAGATGCATGGTCCATTGGAATTATACTGTACCTCCTCCTTAGTGGGAAACTTCCCTTCCCAATTAGCAAAAACACAGAAATGaacgtacaaaaaaattatgtccTCACTTTTAAGGACCACGTATGGAAGAGCATCTCCTCGTCAGCTAAAGACCTCATTTCAAAGCTCCTCGAACTTAACGTCGAAAAGAGAATATCAGCAAATGAGGCTTTGGAACACATTTGGATAAAAAACCCCACTGCAGTCATTAATGAGAATTCCTTTATctacaaaaatgaggaaataaacattttaaatttacaGGACGTTAGTGTTAGCACCTTTAACATTCCCAGGTACGCCCCGTTCCActtggaagaggaaaagacgGAAGAAGTAGAGAACAAAAATGTCTTTAGTTTCCACGAGGAAGATATTATGTATGAGAAGAATGACTCGGCTGATGAGCCGGTTATCCCTCTGCCTTATAGCGGGGCCCCTTTGAAGGATAGTGCCACAGACAAGAATACAATCACCCCCTCCAAGGAGATTTCTTTCACCAAAGAGGAAGCACCCacgaaggaggaaaaccCTATCAGTGGAgatgcaaaaggggaagaactcCTTGCGGAAGCACAAAACGGTGACCAACCGGAGGAACAAGCCCCCTGTGAGGGTCAGCAAACTGCGGAAAAAACTCCCATTGAATATGCTACTGAGGAGGGGGGGGGCGGCCACCCGGTCCGTTCATTTACGTCCCCCCCTGGGTGA
- a CDS encoding Translation elongation factor EF-1 has product MNNEPFSFNANAPSYYPGMAYQGGDPASQNENDADNGSSCLGTENTENPNVNEVEEQIRKMTMSDEQPVEHYEEDSPTDLEKKDQGEDSQGEKAVQTKSNLIEVDPRQHLNIIFIGHVDAGKSTACGNILYILGYVDDRTIEKYEREAKEKNRESWFLAFIMDINEEERQKGKTVEVGRAHFETKDRRFTILDAPGHKNFIPNMISGAAQADIGVLIISARKGEFETGFERGGQTREHTLLARTLGINQLIVAINKMDDPTCNWSEARYDEIQKKITPFIKSCGYNINKDVFFVPISGLTGQNLSDHVSDKNSKLYDPRGSWYDTSKPTLFQILNTLSPPPWDEKGPLRIPLLEGYKDNGIIAIGKIESGTLYGNNMSCTLMPNKLKVKVLNVYLEDDEVPYAKPGENVRVKLLGVEEDQISKGFVLCDSLNPCSVVSEFIGRVAIVELLEHKPIITAGYFCIFHAHTTCEEIQFLDMLEVIDKKSKKKKIKPKFIKNDCIVTAHFLLSNPVCIEVYDKLPQLGRFTLRDQGKTIAIGKILELKG; this is encoded by the exons ATGAATAATGAGCCCTTCAGCTTCAACGCGAACGCCCCGTCGTACTACCCCGGAATGGCCTACCAGGGAGGCGacccagctagccaaaatgaaaatgacgCAGACAACGGTTCCTCCTGCCTGGGCACGGAGAACACAGAAAACCCAAATGTGAATGAGGTAGAGGaacaaataagaaaaatgacAATGAGTGATGAGCAGCCAGTGGAGCACTACGAAGAGGATAGCCCCACGGacctagaaaaaaaagatcaagGAGAGGATTCTCAAGGAGAAAAAGCTGTACAAACAAAAAGCAATTTGATAGAGGTCGATCCCAGACAACatttaaatattatttttattggACACGTAGATGCAGGGAAGTCAACTGCCTGTGGAAACATCCTTTACATTCTGGGGTACGTCGATGATAGAACCATAGAAAAGTATGAAAGAGAggcgaaggagaaaaataggGAGAGCTGGTTTTTGGCGTTTATTATGGATATCAATGAAGAGGAGAgacagaagggaaaaactgTCGAAGTGGGTAGAGCCCACTTTGAGACGAAAGACAGGAGGTTTACAATTTTGGATGCCCCTGGACATAAGAACTTCATTCCCAATATGATTAGTGGTGCTGCACAGGCGGACATCGGTGTGCTGATCATTTCTGCTCGTAAGGGAGAGTTCGAGACGGGTTTCGAGCGAGGAGGCCAGACGCGTGAACACACATTGCTAGCGAGGACGCTAG gaATAAACCAACTCATCGTGGCCATCAACAAGATGGACGACCCCACGTGCAACTGGAGCGAAGCCCGCTACGACGAAatacaaaagaaaataacCCCCTTTATAAAATCCTGCGGGTATAACATCAACAAGGATGTGTTCTTCGTACCCATCTCGGGACTCACCGGACAGAATCTCTCCGACCATGTCTCTGATAAGAACTCCAAGCTATATGATCCAAGGGGTAGTTGGTATGATACATCCAAACCGACCTTGTTTCAAATTCTAAACACGTTGTCACCACCCCCCTGGGATGAAAAGGGACCTCTCAGAATCCCCCTCCTAGAAGGATACAAAGACAACGGGATTATAGCCATTGGGAAAATCGAATCAGGAACCTTATACGGAAATAACATGAGTTGTACCCTCATGCCAAATAAGTTAAAAGTCAAAGTGCTGAATGTGTACTTGGAGGATGATGAAGTTCCCTATGCCAAACCTGGGGAAAATGTTCGCGTGAAGTTGTTAGGTGTAGAAGAGGATCAAATAAGCAAAGGGTTCGTTTTGTGCGATTCGTTGAACCCCTGCTCCGTTGTTAGTGAGTTTATTGGAAGAGTAGCCATTGTGGAGTTACTTGAACACAAGCCAATCATCACAGCTGGATACTTCTGTATCTTCCATGCCCACACCACTTGTGAGGAAATTCAATTCCTGGACATGCTCGAAGTTATAGATAAAAagtcgaagaagaaaaaaataaaacccaaatttattaaaaatgactGTATTGTTACTGCCCACTTTTTGCTTTCCAACCCGGTGTGTATAGAAGTGTATGACAAACTTCCCCAGCTGGGCAGGTTTACCCTGCGGGATCAAGGCAAAACCATAGCCATAGGGAAGATACTGGAGTTGAAGGGGTGA